CGTTGAAATACGCTCCTTCCAAATGAGTTCTACGCGAAGACAACTTCCCAAAAGCTGGTGTAGCTCTTCTCAACAACGCTGCCGTAAGGAAGTAGTTGGCGAAAATACCAATGATTGCACCTGTTCCTAAATTGTCCCTCAAATACACCGAgaaaaagatcaagtcTATGAAAGGTTTACCCATACTAGAGAACAAACCCGAGAGTGTATCACAGAATTTGGCTACATCATTAGTAATGTATTGGTCGATGTTCTGGATGTCGTTGGTGTTCAACGAGATTTTGTAGTACGCCATGACTTTGTCCAAGTACATGTCATGGATGTATCTTGTAAGGTTGGTTCTGAAGCCTAGTGAAAGTCTACTATCCAAGTACTTAATGGCGGCATTGGTGTATGAGGCTGGGAACGCAATTAAGAGCCAATAGATCAAATCACGCGAGAATTTTCTCCCGTTGGCTGCAATCAAATTTTTAACGATCTGACCGTCTAACTTGGCTACAAGTAACGACAACCATGTTCTCATCAAGAGGAAAAAGCACTGAGAAAGTAACAATGAGGTGTTTTTACAGTAGAACTTGGGAATCAAGATCCGCCATATGATAGCCAACTGGCTGAGAAACTTGGAACTAAAGATGGTTCCTCTCTGCTGGCTCTGGATCTCCTGgttgatgatgaaattCTTGTACAAATACTTGTCAGCAGCGTACTGGTCCAAATTAGGCTTGGGAATGATGATTCTGGACACTTTATTCTTGCCTTTCGGGATAAAGATCTCACGCGAgccattcttcaatattgttGACGACTGTCTGATCAAAGCAGGACGTGCCAACCTTTTGTTTAGCACATATTCGTTATACTTGGTGAGGATGTTTCTCACTGTGAAGTAGGCTCCAAAACCAGCAGTAGCCACCAAAGTTGATAAGAAGAGGATAACAGGTCTTGACTGGTAGTTGATCTTGACCTTGTTGTCCTTGTAGGTGATGACGAACTCCTGGAGTAGcaacatcaagttcttgagatCCTGTCTCTGGTAGTGGGCGAGTCTGGAGATGTTGatcattttcaaaaaatAGTAATATAACGATATTGATGAACTGGCAAAAACGGATGGGAAGATCTAATGTGAAACAATGACAAAATGTAGATATCAGTATGAATGAACACTTAATGGTGAAATCCTCAGATGACTCAGACAATCCAATTGCGATCAAGTTCTATAACGTCAACTCTGTTGACTGATACTCCAGTAAAGAAGCAGAACCGTACAGATTGTTTCAGTCACTAAACGAAAATCAGGTTCACTTTTCACTCAGTATCTGATCAATATAAATACTTTTGCTGTACTGGAAAAAAACAAAACTGGAGAAAACaaaacttggaaatttcCTTATTCTGTTCTAGTGGCTTTCGGCTATATAAGATTGTGTAAACAGATCTTTCACTCTGAGgtttctggaagaagagacaGTTGGAGATGTTTGTACCCCACAGAAAACCGTTAGTAAGAACCGAGGAAGATCACATGCATTTGAACGCTAGTTACTGCGGCACGGAGGCAATACCAAGATTAATGACAGTAGCAACGAGATGGTCTGGGACTGAAGAGGATCTGTATGCAGTAACACCAATTCTAAATAATATATTGGCTGGTTGAGAATATGATTGGTTCAGAAGGTGGTCTGGAGCGTGGGGATCGGGTGATACCGAGAAGGCACGTTGGCAAGGATGGGAAACTGGCTTATTGGATCTTCGAGTGGGAGAGTGCGGGAAAATTGACTCAAAATAAAATTGTTTAATGAATCATATTGTACTATGATAGACTCAGCGAGATGAACTGGACCAATTTCGGGCCTTTGGGACTTTTCAACTTAGAGACATATGCTGTGATTCTAGAAAAATAGTGGAGTTCTGTGAAGTGTACAAGTGAAATATGGGCTCAACTGATGTGTTTTCTCGTTTAAAAATAAACGTCTGAGCTCTGATATGGTCTCCgtcttctctttcttttcaatatctgattgaaaaatgtattcaaatctacaattatCATATCTACAATTATTTATTTCTGACTATCCGTCATACATTATATACAATTCTATAGTACATTATCTCCCACGCTCCTGCCCATTTATCTATATGAGTAGCAATCTCAACTAATTCTTTGATATTAAGTAGAATTGGAGAAAATCAAATACTCATCATTCTCCAATTGTAAGACAAACTCATTCCAAATTATTGATTCACATTTTATTCCTTTCCGTTGGCAACTTTGGTACAGCAGTACTTGCTTATTCCACGATTACCACTTCTTCCCTTTCAACAGTCCAGAGACAcagttcttgaatttgagaAACTCTTGTTCACAAGCGTTGGGAGCCATCATGGTGTAGTTGTTCAAAACGCATTGACCATAAGCAGCACCTTCCGCAGCACATTTACCCGATGATTCAATGAGCTTTTTGGCCGGTCTCACACGTTTACCGGACATTATAGTGATGCTGGGAGCAAAGAACTTGTTTTTGGTGTTAAAGTTCTATAAACTTTTagacttgttcttgaatgaattcaaaaattcaGAGAATCCCGTGCTTATCACAGGGACAAAATCCCGTGATATAATTAAATGCTGACATGTTTTGCCTGGTAACATACTTAAAATACGACTTCGTGGCCAAGTTGGCTAAGGCGTAAGACTGTTAATCTTAAGATCGTGAGTTCGACCCTCACCGAGGTCGTCttttttttgaatacaATCAATTGCTTTAAACTTAGGGAACGTTGCTGTAAGTCTACTCGACAGAGAGCTATCCGATATTGAACTTTCCTCCCTCCCGGTGAGAACATGGGACCCTTTTGACCATCTTCTCTAGGGAGTTTGATTGAATTTGTACCTACACTTTTAATCTTAATATTTTAGGATCGTGTATTAGCAGTTATATTCAAATATCTTAGATTACTTCTTTCCACTCTTCTTGATACCACTACCACCCATTGGACCACCCTTCTTGGCTCTTTCTGccatttccttcttggcCTGGGCATCAGCCTTTtgcttgttcttgaaagcCAAATCTTCATCGTCGAAATCTTgggtcttcttcttaggAGCCTTTAAAGGCTTGGCCTTACCACCTTGACGTCCAGACATGTTGTATTGTAGAGAGCTGGGatgaaaaaagaaaagaagaaagaaagaagagataaCTAGATATGAATTCGAAAATCAGAGTGAAAatgctgaaattgaaaagtgAGAAGCGATGGAAACGTAACCTGCAAATTCTGGAAATAGTGAGAGAGTAATCAAGTCGAGACAAAGAGCTACAATACAAATATTGGTGAAGAGATAAAAGTCCAAAAGCTACTGGAACAAATCAGACTAACCAATTGACATTGTCatgtcttttcttcaggATAAAAAGGGCAGCTGCTTGATTAATGAGACAATTCATTTCTTAGCTATAGTCAGCTTCTAGATTTTCAGtcacagaagaaatggacGGATTCCAGTTCcaaaaattttcacaatttcCAAGTGTAAATATAACAAACATAGATGGGTTTATTCTGTTATAAGATCAACAACATTGGACCCAAAAGTCTCTGTCATTGGGCATATATATCTTGTACTCCTTTATAGGTTTGGTAACCCGCACTTTTTGCCCAACCTGCATTTCCCATAGCTCCACAAATTTCAACAGATCCGAAATTCGAGATCCTCTTGTCTGTCAATATTCACCGAAAACCACCAATTGCAGCTCACAGCTCATTCCTTGCCCATTTTGTTCATCATTTAGGACAAATCACACATTATGGCAATCTTGACTACAGCtgataaagaaaagatcaaacGTGCCGTGCCCAAGGCAAACAACAAGGTCATAGATGCTACTGTAGCCAGATTGTACATAGCCTATCCAGATCCAACGTCATGGCAGTATACGGGATTGGTCGGTGCCATATTGTTAGTTGATGATTTGGTAGGACACACTTTCTTTTTAAAACTCGTTGACATAGTAGGAAACCGCGGAGTTTTGTGGGATCAGGAGTTATATGTTAATTTTGAGTACAATCAGGATCGGAAGTTCTTCCACACTtttgagattgaagactGTTTGGTCGGCCTCTTGTTTGAAGATACCAACGATGCAGTTCATTTCCACAAACGTGTATCTACACGGGTCAAACACGCACTGAAACAGACTGCAAACAACAAAAATGCCATagccttgaagaaacgGTCTGGTCCCGTTGAAGTGAAGCCTGGTCCCAGAGGAGAATTCGTGGACGCCAACACGGCTCAAAGATCCAGACGGACAAAGGGAGTACTCTACTATGACGATGTACCACCTCCTGAATGGCGGTCCTTATACGCAGAGTTAGAATCGGCTGGTATCTCTGAGGATATGATCGCCGATAACAGACAATTCATCAAAGATTATATCGCCCAGCAGGGTGGCCCTCTCGTAGGTCTAGAACCGCCAGTTCCTCGGCGttaccagaagaagatcgaGCCCGTTGTAGAATCAACTCCAACGGCAACAAAATCGTCTTCTCACAAATTCTCTCGTATCGCTTCTGGTGTTTCCAGTCTGAAGAATAATAAGGCACCGCCACCTCCACCCCCTCCTGCTGCAGCTTCGGCAGCTGAAGAATACCTGCCAGCTCCAGAGTCTTCACCTTCTCCAACTCCAGAGCCTGCCACAGAAGCTGCAAAACCTAACTCTCATCGTCTTCCTCCAATCCAAACCAACAATGCCCCTCTTCGTGTGGCTCATACCGAACTGAGTCCAGATACCGAATCTCAATCCGAGTCTGCTTCTGCTACTCCTGTTAGCGCTACCCCACAGAGTCGTTTTAGAGTTcctccttcttctgctctACCCCCTCCTACATTTCATACTTCTCTTCCTCCCCCAAGTTCTTTCCAAAATCAGCAGAATCAGCAGAATCAGCAATCTTTTGCTAACCAGCAACAGTCGTTCAATAATAGACCACTTCCTCAAGCACCGGGCCAAACTTCGTATGGCCAAAATGGCAATTCTGTTCACGGAGTTCCTCCTCCAGCTCCAGGAAGATTGGTgcctccaccaccaccaaacAGAGGAGCAGTACCTCCTCCACCACCTAACAGAGGTGGAATGcctccacctccaccaAACAGGGGTGCCGTtcctccacctccacctTCGAGAGTTCCTGGTCCTACACCTCCGCAAAGAACAGGTGCGCCTCCCCCACCCCCTCCTCCAAGGGCCGCTAGAGGTGCAgctccacctcctcctccttCTAGAACAGCCCGTCCAGCTCAACCCCAACAACTTCCACCTCCACAGTATCATCCTCAACCTGGtcctcctcctccagtGAGACAACCGATGCCTCCACCTCAGCAAGCGCTGCAAGTccctccaccaccacccTTTCCAGGGCAACCACAAGCTCAAATCCCCCCACCACCGCCATTTCCAGGACAAGCACAAGCACAGATccctccaccaccaccatTTCCTCCACAAACGTCCTCAGCTCCACCCcctccacctccacctTTTCCCACTCAGCAGTTCTCTCAacctccacctcctccacctCTTCCTAACATGGGTGGTGGCGGAGCTCCTCCCCCTCCTCCCCCTCCTTTGCCGGATATGGggacttcttctcctcCAGAAGCTACAGGTGACGTCGGTAGAGATGCTCTCTTGGCATCTATCAGAGGTGCAGGTATAGGGGCTCTCAAAAAGACCGACAAGTCGCAGTTGGAGAAACCAAGTGTTCTTTTACAAGAAGCTAAGGGCCAACCTCCCGCTTCTGCAGTTTCGGCTCCGGAAGCTGCCCCTGGTCAACAAGGTAGTTTGGCCGATGCGTTGTCAGCTGCTCTCAGTaagagaaaaggaaaagtcGCTCAGAGcgacgatgaagacgacgatgacTGGTAGAGCTAAGATATAGCTAGTGATTCAGTACTAAAGTTCTTTCAATGTAAACATATGTAAATTTATATACTCAGCTGTAGAATAAGGAGGACAGTTAGTTATATAACTGAGGATTATTACTTGTAGACATGTTCTAGTTCTTTAATTAAGTCTTTAGTCTTCTTtaatttcaagaattttctttttcatctaCTAATTATATAATTAAGAAATAGAGAAATAGATATAACGATAGTAATATTGGTATGTGTTGTAACCATATATCGTGATCTACAACAATCAGTTCATCTGGTCCTTTTgaaatgggtgcaaaatatAGAATGATTCAAGCACGTGACTACAGTGCCAAAATCtaaaatttgaataataGTTGAGATGGTTCAATCTTTCACTATTTTAACCGTAATTCACAAGAAAATGTCCAAAACGAAAGCTGATTTGAAGGATTTGCTAGCATCATACAAAGAGGCTGTTTTGTATTGGTCCTCTGCTTTTGAAAATGCCGAAGAAT
This Scheffersomyces stipitis CBS 6054 chromosome 3, complete sequence DNA region includes the following protein-coding sequences:
- a CDS encoding actin assembly factor, which translates into the protein MAILTTADKEKIKRAVPKANNKVIDATVARLYIAYPDPTSWQYTGLVGAILLVDDLVGHTFFLKLVDIVGNRGVLWDQELYVNFEYNQDRKFFHTFEIEDCLVGLLFEDTNDAVHFHKRVSTRVKHASKQTANNKNAIALKKRSGPVEVKPGPRGEFVDANTAQRSRRTKGVLYYDDVPPPEWRSLYAELESAGISEDMIADNRQFIKDYIAQQGGPLVGLEPPVPRRYQKKIEPVVESTPTATKSSSHKFSRIASGVSSSKNNKAPPPPPPPAAASAAEEYSPAPEVVLEFLLLSLYPLLHFILLFLPQVLSKISRISRISNLLLTSNRRLVPPPPPNRGAVPPPPPNRGGMPPPPPNRGAVPPPPPSRVPGPTPPQRTGAPPPPPPPRAARGAAPPPPPSRTARPAQPQQLPPPQYHPQPGPPPPVRQPMPPPQQASQVPPPPPFPGQPQAQIPPPPPFPGQAQAQIPPPPPFPPQTSSAPPPPPPPFPTQQFSQPPPPPPLPNMGGGGAPPPPPPPLPDMGTSSPPEATGDVGRDALLASIRGAGIGALKKTDKSQLEKPSVLLQEAKGQPPASAVSAPEAAPGQQGSLADALSAALSKRKGKVAQSDDEDDDDW